CGTCAATACGGCTACTCTGCTGCACTTTTAAAGTcgttctcctcttcctctccccgtGATTAAACTTAGGAGTTGACACTATTTTCATGGCAAATGCAGTTTCATCTCGAGCTTGGCAGACTTCAAGAGGTGTATCACTGGTACAGTATTCTAATTCACTGTCTTTCATTTATTTGTAACTTTGGATTGCATGCATTGTGCATCAACATTTCGCCATCTGAATACATTATTTAGATTCCGTTTGCAGATTTTCTTAACCATGATGGTGTTTCTGATTCTATATTACTATATGATGGACAGAAAGATATCGCTGAGGTACATCTATGGTTCAACATCTAGTTGTGTAATTTTGTTGTATGGTTATAAAGACATCTtacttattttttattttggttatATGGATTAACTCTTAATTCTTATTTTTGGTTACTTGCAGGTCATTTCTGACAGAAATTATGCTGTTGGTGAACAGGTGATTTCGGTGTTTTTCTGCTTCACTTTATGACTGTTGAATAATTGATTAATTATGACTAGAGCAAATGCATCAGCTGCATCTTTGTCTGTTGCACCTCTGGAATGGTGCCAACCATCTGttctaaaataaattcagAGAGCTTTGAACTGTTCGTTGCATTTGCAGGTCATGGTAAGATACGGGAAATACTCAAATGCTATGCTAGCACTTAACTTTGGATTTACACTTCCCAGAAACATATATGATCAGGTAAAACCAACTTCAACAGATAAATGGTCAAACTGCTAAGGAAGCTTAGTTATATTTTCTTGAATTGTCTCCTTGATATTTGCTACTGTGCATGGATAATTTGACTAACATGTGCATTTTCAGGCATGTATTTGGATAGATATGCCAGAGAAAGATCCACTTTACAAGAAGAAACTTGACATATGGCAAAAGCATCGTACTCCAAAATCTGAACATATGTGCAGCTCTGACTGTACTAGAACTTCTTTTGCCATAAAGTATGTCGTCAGACAGTTACTACCACCAATTCGGTTCATCACTCGGTTGCTTTTGGAATTTTCCTTGCTACAATAGTAATACAAACATCGGATAGTTTTAGTGAACATGAAATTAATTTGGAAATTGGCACTTTAAACATATATTCTCTAACAGCACAGGAAAAGCAGAAGTTTATACCGATGTGTCTACCATATTGCACAGTATGAGATCTaggtattttatttaaaattgTAACTGTATAATTCTTGCTCAGTCTACTGATTTGGAACGTAGAGGGATAGATATATATTGTTCCTTCGAATTGGGCAGTGTTCAGTGTTAACTGTTAACTTGATTATGGTAACAGAGGACCTTATTTCAAACCCAAGTCATGTGTACACGTTGGACTAGGATTGCAGATACTGCTTAGCTATACTGGAATTAACTTTAAAAGGACAACTTTAGTATTTCCTTCGGGAAAATCTGCATTGGTAAAATTATTTCGTGTATACACTGATTGATTCTTTCTGGAAGCTAagtaatattttaattaactATGGTTAAGTGTAAGTAATCACAAGGTCTGTGATAGCTTCTGTGTGATGAGAACACGGTCTCTACTTTGTGTTGCTGATGAAGAATGGAAACAGGGAAGTCAAATACTCTGGGGGCAAAGGGATTGGTATTCCCCAGATCTTGCGTGCATTTGTCCGGGTCTTTTATGCCACATCAATTGAAGGTGCTGTGTTCTTATCacatttttcttgattttctttCAATTCCTTCATTCTGATAATTACATTTAGGTTAGATATTCAAGAGGTTCTGTTGATGTTCAATGACATAGCGATAACCTCTATAGAACTGGAAGAGATGGCCACAGAGGCTGCTGAAAATGATGGCCGACTTGCAAGGCGCCCTTTGAAGGCGGAGAGAGAAATCCATGCTCACAGCAAGTTGCTCTTGCACCTTCATTATATGATTCAGCGCCATTCTACAGCTATTGAGGTGAGGACACTGTCAACAACTAAGAAGTCTGTCTCTTAAAAGAACTAAATAACATATATGGAGCATGCCATGCTATcctgttgcatttttttttgttacaatCTGTCAGCTTACAACACCTATGTTGTATGATAAATATGAAGATATAAAATGGCATCACTGTttctggcaaaaaaaaaaagacggcATATGGTTCCACTTGATTAGAAGTGGTCAAGTAAGAGAGTGACCAATGACCATGGCATATTTAATTTCTttacatatgtttttttttcatagaaAAACATATAACTTTGATATGGACGTTCCAAGTATAGTTCATTAGAGGCATCCATATGTCATAAACTCATGACTACTGTGATGGTAAGAGATACACATTTATTGAAGCAAATGAATTTAGAATAGAAGAAAAGTTCCGACGAGAAGATTGTTTCATCAGGTTGGATTCATGTGTATGTCTGTTGATTATTCCCGACTTAATATTCTGATTCGATTTTATTCTCAGCAACTTGAAATTGTTGATGACGCTGCATCTAGGAGCATGCATCCTTTCAGAAAAAAGATGGCTAAAGACATAATTGCTGGCGAGCTCCAGGTTTTGCAAAGCGCTCATGCATGGGTGGGAAACTATTGTAAAACTGTGAACATGTCATGATCATCTCAGCTGTACAGGAGCATGAAAGGGAGCATAGCATCTCAGGGCCCTGCATGCATCTTAGACACAGGACAAGCCCCTTTTGCATGTACCATTCAAGCAAAGCTGATTGTGTTCTCCATTCCTTTAACCTCTCACCATCTTTGCTATATTTAGGCATTGATATATCTGCAATGAAAGGACTTGTCTATTAGCCACTCAATGGCATCTCTCCCCTCTTCCTTTCTTGTCTTCCCATTTGTCTCTTGTCGTGGTATCATCATGTATAGGAGGAAAGATTAATGCCAACAGAGTTAGGATTGGAGGGctctggaggaggaagaggcagaTTGAGAAGGCAGGAAGATGCTGCAGCGGGCAGCGAGCAATGCATACTCATGGTGGTGGGCGAGCCACATCCGCACCAAGCAGTCCAAATGGCTCGACAACCACCTCCAAGGTATCATCTATCTGTTTGCCGTTCCAATTGCACATCATCTGCACATTTCCATGAATATTAACTCCATATGGGTGCGAGTGTCGGATTATGGATCAGGTCTATCTAAAAGTTGTTCAATCAGGATTCATGAAATCagtcatatttttttaaaagcaTAATATTAACTCCACACGATGAAATCGGGTCTATCTATGAGTTAGTCACATCTCAAAATCAATATGCATACACTGGAATCAGTCCAGGCCTGTTACATACTTATATCCCTGATCTGATGATTTTAACCTATCTTGCATGTAGATATGGGACTAGATCAGTGTCAATTCCGTTCAAATCTGATTGAAATAATATCTACAGTTATACTTGGTCTATTCTGATGTAAAATCCTGTGCATTAAGGAGAAGATTGTCTTGATTAATTGCATTAAGCTGTATGCTAATTTAATTTTCAAGGGATGGATATCTGAAAAGTGGTTCTCACCTTACATATTTTATCTTCTTGTTTTCAGCAATTGTGTTTACTACAGGGCAATGTAATTTCAAAAACTTAGGTAACCCTCCAGCTTCCGGCTTCTTGTAAATTTAACCCGGAGCAGCACCGAACACAGGATCTCCATTCCGAAACCGAAAAACACGAAACAGACCgaaattacagaaaataaaatagccAAAAACGGGTGGGCGCGCATCTATTCCTCTTTCCCGATAGCCTTCTCCAACTCTCAACCCCCAACTCGCCCAGTGCCAAAACAAAAGCTCCGACTAGCCGCCGGATGGGCCTTCCTCGCGTCCGTCCTCGCATCTGGTAGCCACCCCGACGccgccccttctcctcctcctcctccccgttcTCCCCCTCCGCACTGAAGCAGCATCCGGGACGAGGCCACCTCGACTTGGTCGCGAGCCAGCGGTCCGGCGGCGACCTCCCCGTTCTCCTCCGCCACTGCCTCGACCCTCCCCGACCACGATCTCGTCCGCTCCGCCGCAAGCTGCGTTGACccggccacctccgccgcatCCAAATCGAAGCACGAGCCGGCTGcgggcggcctcctcctcctcctaagTTCTCCGGTGGCCTACTCTCACCCATTCTTGTTCAAGCAGATCCCTCGAGCTCCTACTCAGCGAGGGAGCAGTCCTCTGCGTCTCTGCGATCCGCCGGAAGGCGAGGATGGCCGATCTTGTACTCCGCTGGGCCAACTTGTGTTAACGGGCAACAACATACCAGAGCACCACCGAACGTTTCTTGCTCCGTCTGGGACGCTGGAATCGTAACGAGAAGCTGGATTGGACGAGTTTTAGAAGAGCAGACCACATCCCAACACACCCTTATCAGCAGTTTTCAGAGGATTCCAGCACCTTTGTCAAGTCCAAAGTCTAAAGCGACCAGATTCTATAAAAAAAGAATTACTGTAAAACAATATGTATCTCCATGCTAAGATATTTGATGGTCCAAGACATTTTCTGTTTGATATGCAGATATGGAGCACAGGGTCAAGTGCATGCTCTTACTCCTTGGAGAGGAAGCCGATTCCTTTTCAAAGAGAGCAGAGATGTACTACAAGAGGCGACCGGAGGTGATTACTCAGGTGGAAGAAGTATACCGGGCATACAGGGGCCTTGCTGACCGGTATGACATCATGTCAGGGGAGCTGCACAAAGCAAATCACACCATTGCAACTGCTTTCCCTGACCAGGTCCAGTATGCAATGctggaagaggaggatgacAATATCCCAAAGGCATTTACCCCAGTCGATCCGCGCAAAATCCACAAGTCGACCGTCGATGgattgatgaagaagaagaagaaaggagatgATCCCGGGGGTGTCGGCGGAGCCAAGGACACCGCAGCTCCAATCATCAACAAGGAGAATGCAAGGGAGGAGATCAGCAGGCTACAGAAAGCTATACTTGTGATGCAGACCGAGAAAGAGTTCATCAAGAACTCCTACGAGAGCGGCATTGCAAAGTACTGGGATCTTGAGAAGGAAATTAATGAGATGCAGGGACAGGTTTGCCACTTCCAAGATAAGTTTGACGAAAGCGCAGTGATCGAGGATGACGAAGCCAGAGCCTTGATGACAGCAACTGCCCTCAAATCCTGTGAAGACACCATCTTGAGATTGCAAGAACAGCGCAAGACTTCTGCCAACCAGGCATTGGACGAGTCCGAAAGAGTCAAGGTATTGAGAGAGAAGCTTAAGCCTATACTGAATGAACATGGCAAATCTCTGCCAGATTTGTCTGATAAAAGCTTACGAAAGAATCATGTCACGGAGATGGGGGATGTGTACCATGTGAAGCTGGGCGAACTTGAGATGGAAACGATAGTCGGCAAGATCAAGGAACACTTTGAGAGGGACTGCAACATCTCCATGTCAGATATCACGGAGCAGATTGACGAGCTTGTCAATAAAGTTGTTGATCTGGAGCTTATGGTTTCATCCCAGACCTCACAGATTGATAGGATGCGCCGCGAGAACGACGAGTTGGAGAATACCGTGAAGAGCCTGGAGGAAGAGAATCCAGACCTTGTGAGTGGATCAAGCGAATTGGATGAGAAGCTGAAGCAGGTAGAAGAGGAGCTCATCAGAGTGCAGGCTCTTGAAAGCTCCTTCCATAAAGACGAGAGCACAGTACGTTCAAACTTCACTGAAGCGATAAGCAGATTCAGTGATTTCTCGGATATGTTGCAGTCGCCAGTTTGCGAGCACCAGGCTGGTGCCATGCACACCAGTGAAGAAGCACATCCTTCGGAGCCATGCACACCAGACTGCGATGATGGcatcaaggaagaagaagggccacaagaacaaaatgaagaaaagaaggataCTGTCATGGCTGATCATTCATCAGAAGAGGCACATGAACCACACGCAGTACCAGCATCCCATGATCATACAGCTGCGCCCGATGATGTGGCCAATAAAACagaggcagcgg
The Brachypodium distachyon strain Bd21 chromosome 2, Brachypodium_distachyon_v3.0, whole genome shotgun sequence genome window above contains:
- the LOC100845577 gene encoding protein NETWORKED 2D, with amino-acid sequence MLQRAASNAYSWWWASHIRTKQSKWLDNHLQDMEHRVKCMLLLLGEEADSFSKRAEMYYKRRPEVITQVEEVYRAYRGLADRYDIMSGELHKANHTIATAFPDQVQYAMLEEEDDNIPKAFTPVDPRKIHKSTVDGLMKKKKKGDDPGGVGGAKDTAAPIINKENAREEISRLQKAILVMQTEKEFIKNSYESGIAKYWDLEKEINEMQGQVCHFQDKFDESAVIEDDEARALMTATALKSCEDTILRLQEQRKTSANQALDESERVKVLREKLKPILNEHGKSLPDLSDKSLRKNHVTEMGDVYHVKLGELEMETIVGKIKEHFERDCNISMSDITEQIDELVNKVVDLELMVSSQTSQIDRMRRENDELENTVKSLEEENPDLVSGSSELDEKLKQVEEELIRVQALESSFHKDESTVRSNFTEAISRFSDFSDMLQSPVCEHQAGAMHTSEEAHPSEPCTPDCDDGIKEEEGPQEQNEEKKDTVMADHSSEEAHEPHAVPASHDHTAAPDDVANKTEAAAAAEAAASSDTSADGSKSSDNGQDNKILRPGSLARLRHISSDNQGEEQEGANKQGSVDGAGDMKKLQERLMDGLEDKEKVLLTEYTSLLEDYKDAKRRLLEVEKKNQECLNEIKSLRDQLLGDKERNCSSGERPGRGHRRTPSYGYHQRRHSLSSISKLIRMGSAVQEAAGNNESNDADSGLEDMRLPTIAEVEKPSPLEEKFRRDIDTLLEENLEFWMKFSSSLQRVQEFQSKYDDLQRVTVADNSDGEKKLRALKTEVQVWSEQNAMLRGELQCRFTSLCDIQEEITAALENQEAGEKEEEEEEEGAPRFTSYSAGKFQGEVLNMQQENNRVSDELQSGLDHVKTLQSEIEKKLNVGLSSSSLASGSAEESLDPNASAVVVLARVPSKAKVPLQSFLFPTKAKKPSLFARVTPAMLHKQQVDMKFLARLPRPM